One Nicotiana tomentosiformis chromosome 4, ASM39032v3, whole genome shotgun sequence genomic window carries:
- the LOC138910320 gene encoding uncharacterized protein, with translation MRNIKEARFPRPMKSYSNQRDPNLWCEYHGTNGHRTGDCRHLREEVATLLKNGHLREFLSNRAKNNYGHNRHNAEPLKGGEDPPHQTINMIFGGNDINGVTFSAVKKTKVSITHSKRLREDDITFTGEDTDRLLLPHNDTLVISLNVLDFKIKRVLMDPGWSANIIQLRVLEKAKLTGSIIPATKLLAGFNLANVAGGGSVVIAGRRMDEDRSDVAVAGVGEVGDIADGVEE, from the exons atgagaaacatcaaagaagcacggtttCCAAGACCGATGAAATCTTATTCTAACCAGAGGGATCCTaacttgtggtgtgaataccacgggacgaatggtcaccggacaggggactgtcgacatctccgggaagaagtggcaacattactaaagaatggtcacctcagagaattcttgagtaaccgagctaagaacaattatggtcataACCGACACAACGCGGAACCCTTGAAAGGGGGAGAAGATCCCCCGCATCaaacaatcaacatgatcttcggagggaacgatattaacggggtcaccttttcagcagtaaagaagacgaaagtatcaataacgcatagcaaaaggcttcgggaagacgatatcacttttacggGGGAAGACACAGACAGATTACTGCTACCACACAATGACacattggtaatttctttaaatgtgctagattttaagattaaacgtgttttaatgGATCCAGGGTggtcggctaatatcatacaattgaGAGTATTGGAGAAAGCTAAACTCActggaagcattattccggccacaaagctcctcgccggattcaacctcgcaa ACGTGGCCGGCGGAGGTAGTGTAGTAATTGCTGGTAGAAGAATGGATGAAGAtagaagtgatgtagcagttgctggtgttggtgaagttGGAGATatagctgatggagttgaagagtga